The sequence TAAATGAAGAGTGTGGACTATTTGGCATCTGGGGCCATAAGGATGCAGCACAAAATACGTATTATGGTCTCCATGCTTTACAGCACCGTGGACAAGAGGGAACGGGGATTGTTGTAACAGATGGAGAAGTCGTGAAAGGTGTGAAAGGGGAAGGTCTTGTAACCGAGATCTTTCACAGTGAAGCGATGAAGGAATTGGCATTTGGAAAGTCGGCAATTGGCCATGTACGTTATACAACAGCTGGCGGAGCTGGATTTGAAAATGTTCAACCTCTTGTTTTCCATTTCCAAACAGGAAGTCTTGCGCTTGCTCACAACGGAAGCCTAGTGAATGCAACTCATCTAAAAAGCCAACTAGAAGGTCAAGGAAGTATTTTTCAAACAAGTTCAGACACGGAAATACTTGCCCATTTAATTCGCCGTGGCGGTCATACTCCATTTAAAGAGCGTGTGAAAAATGCCTTAAGTATGCTTAAAGGGGCTTATGCCTTCTTGATTATGACAGAAGATCAAATGATGGTTGCTTTAGATCCGAATGGAATGCGTCCATTATCCTTAGGAAAACTCGGCGATGCATACGTGGTAGCATCTGAAACATGTGCCTTTGATGTTGTTGGTGCTGAATTCATTCGTGATATTTTACCAGGAGAATTATTAATCATTGATGATGAAGGCTATCGATCTGAGATATTTGCGCATGCTTCCAATCAAGCGATGTGCATGATGGAATATGTCTATTTTGCACGCCCAGACAGTAATATTAATGGAGTTAATGTTCACTCTGCACGGAAAAGATTAGGGAAAAAGTTAGCGGAAGAAGTAAGGATTGAAGCAGATGTTGTAACAGGAGTTCCTGATTCAAGCATTTCGGCGGCAATTGGTTTTGCTGAAGCATCTGGAATCCCTTATGAATTAGGTCTACTCAAAAATCGATATGTAGGACGGACGTTTATTCAACCTACACAAGCATTAAGAGAACAAGGCGTGAAAATGAAGTTGTCTCCTGTACGAGGTGTCGTTGAAGGAAAAAGAGTGATTATGGTCGATGATTCGATTGTTCGTGGGACGACAAGTCGCCGAATTGTACGATTGCTACGTGAAGCGGGAGCAACCGAGGTTCATGTTGTCATTAGTTCACCTCCGATTAAGAATCCGTGTTTTTATGGAATTGATACATCAAAAAGAGAAGAACTAATTGCCAATGATAAATCCATTGAAGAAATTAGAAAAATTATTGAAGCAGATACGTTGACCTTTTTAAGTGCAGAAGGAACAGTAGAAGCGATTGGCGGAACTGGTGAAGGTGAATACGGTGGACATTGTATGGCATGTTTTACTGGAAATTATCCGACTGAAATCTATGATGATTTAGAACAAATTAGAATGAAGGAAAAGCTTGTAGGAAAATAATAGTAATGGGGACGGTGCGATCTTTGGGTTGAACCGGCCTCAAAAAAAATTGGGGGATCTAATCAATGGCAAAAGCATATGAACAAGCAGGTGTAAATATTGAAGCAGGATATGAAGCTGTTTCTAGAATGAAAAAGCATGTGCAAAAAACGATGAGACCTGGAGTACTTGGCGGCTTAGGTGGATTTGGCGGCATGTTTGATTTATCCAGCTTACAATTAAAAGAGCCCGTATTAGTTTCAGGAACAGACGGAGTTGGGACAAAGCTTATGCTTGCGTTTATGATGGACCGTCATGATACGATCGGTATTGATGCTGTTGCAATGTGCGTAAATGATATCGTTGTACAAGGAGCAGAGCCGATTTACTTCCTAGATTACATTGCCTGTGGCAAGCAGGAACCCGCAAGAATTGAAGCCATTGTGAAAGGTGTTGCAGAAGGCTGTGAACAAGCGGGCTGTGCTCTTGTTGGCGGTGAAACGGCTGAAATGCCAGGGATGTACAGTGAGGA is a genomic window of Niallia sp. XMNu-256 containing:
- the purF gene encoding amidophosphoribosyltransferase; the protein is MPGKLIGKPNLNGLPEIKRLGEIKGLNEECGLFGIWGHKDAAQNTYYGLHALQHRGQEGTGIVVTDGEVVKGVKGEGLVTEIFHSEAMKELAFGKSAIGHVRYTTAGGAGFENVQPLVFHFQTGSLALAHNGSLVNATHLKSQLEGQGSIFQTSSDTEILAHLIRRGGHTPFKERVKNALSMLKGAYAFLIMTEDQMMVALDPNGMRPLSLGKLGDAYVVASETCAFDVVGAEFIRDILPGELLIIDDEGYRSEIFAHASNQAMCMMEYVYFARPDSNINGVNVHSARKRLGKKLAEEVRIEADVVTGVPDSSISAAIGFAEASGIPYELGLLKNRYVGRTFIQPTQALREQGVKMKLSPVRGVVEGKRVIMVDDSIVRGTTSRRIVRLLREAGATEVHVVISSPPIKNPCFYGIDTSKREELIANDKSIEEIRKIIEADTLTFLSAEGTVEAIGGTGEGEYGGHCMACFTGNYPTEIYDDLEQIRMKEKLVGK